Sequence from the Pseudomonadota bacterium genome:
GTGGTGACCAGCGCCGCCGCGGTCAGCGACACGAAGGGGTCGAGCATGTGCCAGTAGTACTCGGGCAGCTCGCCGCCGGCCGGGTAGGGCGAGCGGCGTTCGACCGGGATATGGCTGTGTTCGCCGAACCACACCGATTCGTAGCCGCGCTGCTCGAGATTGCGCGCCAGCTCGTCCGGCCGGATGGTGTAGGCGGTATTGAAACTGAAGACCCCGATGTCCATCGCCTCTCCCCTTGCGATTTGATCAAGCCGCCAGTCTAGGAGGCTGCCCCTGTCCAAGGGAAGGGCGCCCGGGCGCGTCCTGAACCGCCGTGCGCGCGGCGGGCACTGACTCGACGACGCGCTCGGCTATAATCGCCGGCCCGCACCATCATGATTGTCGAGGAAGCCTGCCATGCCCCTGTACGAATACCGCTGCGAAGCCAATGGCGAAATCGTGGAGGTCGTGCATCGCATGGCCGACAAGTTCACCACCTGGGGCCAGGTCTGCGAGCACATGCAGCGGCCGCTCGGCGACGTGCCGGCCGACGCCGCGGTCACCAAGCTCATCGGTTCCGGCAACGCGACCTCCGCGCCGTGGACGGTCGGCAAGCAGTTGAAGTCCGACGCCAAGGCCTCGACCAATCTCAAGCACGGCGCCACCGTGTCGCCGATGCGCGGCAAGAATTTCTAGAGGACGCGTTGCTCTGGGGAAGGCTAGATAAGGCTAGATTGTGGGTCAGACTTCAGTCTGACACTCCGGGGTAGGCAGTCATCCAAGGTGTCAGACTGAAGTCTGACCCACAAAGAGACGCACCAGCCGAACCGTTCAATGATGCTCCGCCGCCGGCGCGCCTTTGCGCTTGGCGGGGGTCAGCAGCGACACGTAGCTCACGCCATCGGCATTGTTGCCGGTGACCGGCAGGCCGGCGGCACGCCAGCCGGGCAGGCCGGCGCTCATCACGCTCACATCCCCATACCCCGCCGCGCGCAGCGCATCGGCGGCGGCTTCGGCGCGTGGGCCCTCGTCAGCCCCCACGATCAGGGGGGTATCCAGTGGCAGGGTGTGCTCCATCACCAGCGCAAAGCTGGCATTGGCGTGGGCGGCCTCGGTCTTGGGGTGATAGAACTCTATCGGCACGTTGATCACGCGCCCGCGCGGATGGCCGGTCACGAATTCGGCGACGGTGCGCACATCGACGTAGGTCGCCGCGCCGTCGGCGGCAATGCGCAGCGAAACTTCCAGCGGCGTGACGATGCTGTGGCTCATGGGTATTCGCTCAGGCTCTGCGTTTGAAGGCCGGCACGAAGGGCGGAATGATCTGGCAGCGCGCGCGCTCGGCCAAGGCGGGCTGTGCGGTCAGGCGGTAGATCACTTCATCGGCGCGGGTTTCGACTTCCATCTGTTCGATGTGGAAATGCGCGATGGTGCCCTTGGGGGTCAGCGCGAACACGCAATCGAGCAGGCGCCGCGCCGCCAACGTGCCCAGCTCCGGGTGCTCCAGGGTTTCGTAAGCGGGCTCGGTCATCGATGTTCGCCATCAGTGGGTATGGTCTTATTGTGCGCAAATCCCGCGACACGAGACAGGGTTATTTCCCGCAGCCCCGCTTGGGTATATCGCGCTGCCATGCCCCGCGCTTCGGTTGACACCATGCGGCATCGCCGCTTAGATCGAAGCCCCAGGCTCGGACCGCTCACCCATGACCGTCAACGCGCAGAAAGAAATGGTGACCGGCGTGGCGCGCTATGCGCCCGGTGAGGAAGTGCCGAACGTCGCGCGCAAACTCCACGCGTTGCGCAATCAATGCACCGAATGCAATGTCTGCGAGGTGGCCTGCGCGCTGGCCCATTCGCCGGATGGCACGGTCAACCCGCAGTATGCGCGCCTGCGCATCGATCACGCGCCGGAGAAGCCGTCGCGCGTCAATCCCGATGGCCTGGGCTTCATTGCCGAGATCTGTCACCACTGTGGCAATCCGCCGCCCTGCGCCGATGTGTGTCCGACCGACGCCTTCTATTACGACCCAGCGACCCGCGCCGCCGTCATCGAACAGGACAACTGCATCCAGTGCATGGAGTGCGTGCCGGGCTGTCCGTTCGACGTGGTGTTCGTCGCGCCCAGCGGCGAGTTGTTGAAATGCGACCTGTGCGGCGGCGAGCCGGTGTGCGTGAGCGCCTGCGCGACGCGACCCGAGATGCTCAACAACGGCAAACAGTACACCCGTCTGCCGGTGCTGTTCTTCGAGGAGCAGGCCGAGTTCAACCGTATCACCAAGCAAAAAGCCGAAAAGCGCGACGAAGTGGGCATGATGCAAGCCATGCTCGAGCGCGGCGAAATCAGCAGTTCGGCGTGAGCGCCTAAGCGCCAGCCATCCAGGGGAGCATCGCGATGGAAAGCCGTTTATTGCGTGTCAATCTCACCACCGGTGAGTTGAAGACCGAAGTCATACCGCACCAGATGTTCGAGCGCTGGGTGGGAGGCTCGGGCATCAACAACTGGATCATGTGGGAGCATTTCCTGACCCACGACATCCATTGCGACCCGCGCAGTCCCGACAACATCTTCGTGTTCGGCGTGGGGCCCTTGGCCGGCACCGGCGCCGGCAGCGGCGTCAAGGGCCGCATCACCTTCAAGAGCCCGACCTACGGCATCTTTGGCGACTCGGCCGGCGGCGGCAAGTTTCCCTACATGGTGCGCTTCACCGCCTACGAGTACATCGCCATCACCGGCCGCGCGCCGAAGCCGGTGTACCTGCATATCTGCAACGACGAAGTAGCGCTGCTCGATGCCTCGCACCTGTGGGGCAAGAACACCACCGAGACCCACGCCATCCTGCAGGAAACCCACGGCACCTGGCCGTCGAAGACCAGCACGCTGTCGATCAGCCAGGCCGGCGAGAACATGGTCGGCGTGGCGGGCGTGGTGGCCGATGCCTTGCGTATCCATGCGCGCGGCGGCGGCGGCGCGGTGCTGGGCTCGAAGAATTTGAAAGCCATCGCCGTGCAGGGCAATGGCGGCCTGCCGGTCACGCGACCGAAAGACATGCTCGAGTGGTCGAACGACTTCAAGGGCAAGATCGACGGCAACGAAGCGGTCTATGGCTTCAAACGCCGCGGCACGCTGGGCGCGGTCGAGATGTACCAGCACATCGGCGGCCACGCGTGGCGCAACAACCAGGGCAACCAGTTCCGCGGCGAGGAAGTGCGCTCGGACAACTGGGTGAAGAAATATCACCGCTACTCGGAAGTCTGTTCGTCCGACTGTTTCATCGCCTGCGACGGCAAGTACAAGATAGACGGCAACGAGACCGAGGCCGCCGCCAAGTACAAGGGCGAAGCTTTCCGCCGTCCGGAATACCTCACCACCGGCAGCGCCGCCGGCATGCTCGACGTGCGCGACTGGGCCGAGGTCGCCCACTGGGGCAAGATCACCAACGACTACGGCGTCGACAACCAGGACCTGTCCTGCTCGATCAGCTTCGTCATGGAATTGAAGCAGCGTGAGCTGCTGTCCGATCGCGATGTGGCGGAACTGTTCGGCCGGCCGCAGCCCCTGCGCTGGGGCAACATGGAAGACATCGAAGCCTGCATCGAAAGCGTGGTGTTCCAGAGCAATCCCTTCGGCGTGATGTTCAGCGATGGGCCCTACTTCGGCGCGCTGAAACTGTCGGCCATGAAGGGCCAGAACCTCATGAAGTACGCCATCTACGGCAAGGGCGGCGCCAGCTTCACCGAGGAGATGCGCCCCTTCCCGACCTGGATGAACAACATGGCGGTCGCCTCGCGCGGCGCCGATCACCTGAAAGGCATCGGCCTCATCGAGAAATTCCAGCGCAAGGACCTGTCCAAGAAATACTTCAATGGCCGTACCGAGGCCGCCGACCTGTCGACACCGGTATTGAAAGGCGCGTGCACGGCGCTGGTCGAAAACCAGGTGGCGTTGTTGAATTCCTACGGCGTGTGCCTGTTCCACTGGATGCTCGACCCGGCCGGCTACATGCCGCAGGAGTATTACGGCCGTGCCTTCGCCGCCGTCACCGGCATCGAGCGCACGCCGGACGAACTCATGCAGGACGGCGAGCGCATCTGCAATCTCGAGAAGGCCATCAACTCGCGCATCGGCCTGCGCCGCGAGCACGACACCATCTGCGAACGTTGGATGTGGGAGCCGAACCCGGAAGGCATGTACGCGGGCAAGGTCGCAGCCGACATGTTCGTGCCGGTGCTGGACGAGTACTACGAGTGGCGCGGCTGGGATCGCGACACGGGCTTGCAGACGCGCGCCAAGATGCATGAACTCGGCATGGACGACGTGGCCGACGTGCTGGCCGCGGACGGTGCGTTGGCCTGAGGCGGGCGACCATGATCACGGTGCACACCGAGTTTCACAGCCACTTCAAGGAACTCGCGGCCACCGGCCGCGATTCCTTCCAGCTCGATGAACCCTTGGTCTCGGAACTCGCCGAGCGTATCAGCGCGCGCTATGGCGAGAAGATGCGCGCCATCCTGATCGATGCCGAGACCGGCGAGCTGAGCGAGAAGGGCACCATGTTCGTCGACACCAAGGGCCGGCGTATTTCCATGGAAGACCGCCTCGCCGACGGCGAGACCATCTCTTTCATGGTGGGCATCGCCGGCGGCTGAGCGCCGGCCGGCTCAGACCGGCGGAATGGAAGCGTCGAGCTCGGGTTCCAAGCGCGGCTCGAACACACCCCATAATCCCAAGCTGTCGCCGGCGACGAAGCTCGTGTTCAAGAACTGCGCGAACTGTGAGCCGTTCTGGGTCAAGTTGTTCAGGCTGATGTCGGCATCCACCAACAGGTGCGCCGCACCGGCGTCCCAGGCGAGGTAATGCTGGCCGTCGATGTCGACCGCGCCGGCGAAATTCTGGCTCCAGATGTCGGTGGGTGAAATCACCGCGTCGTCGGCGCCGCCCATGACCAACAGGCTATGCTGGCCGTTCAACTCGAGCACGTCGGCGGCATCGAGCCTGAGGGTATTGGCGCCGCTGCCGTTCAGGTCGATGACTTCGATGCCCTTGATGCCGGGCGCGGCGAGCTGGTTGAAGTCGAGTGTCACGGCACTGCCGCCGATCACCAGCGTGTCGCGGCCGGCATCGCCATGCAAGAGGATGTCCTGGGCGTCGTAGACCAGGCGGTCGGCGCCCTCGCCGCCGCGCAGCACGTCGCGGCCGAGGCCGCCGTCCAGCACGTCGTTACCGCGTTCACCGAACAGACGATCATCGCCAGCCTGGCCGAGCAGGATGTCGTTGCCGTCGCCACCACGCAGGCTGTCGCCCCCCAGCCCGCCTTCCAGGCGGTCCGCGCCGCTGCCGCCGTAGAGCGCGTCGCGATCGGCGCCGCCGTACAGGGTGTCGCTGCCGACGTCGCCGTAGAGTCGGTCATCACCGGCATCGCCCCGCAGTACATCGGCGCCCTTGCCGCCGTTGAGATAGTCACGGCCGAGGCCGCCGGCCATGCGGTCGTCGCCGTCGCGACCATACAGGCGATCGTCGCCGTTCAGACCTGACAAGAGGTCGCGTTGGGCGGTGCCATTAAGGATGTCGTCGCCGGAGCGACCGCGGCGTGAAGCCATGTTGCTGTGTTCCCTGCGGGCCCTGGCCAAGGCGGCCAATGGGTGTCCTCATCTCAAAAACTAGCATGCGCCCCGGCGCGCTCCAAGCGCCTCGTGGCCCGTAGGGCGCGGCTCGCTGTGAAACATCGTGTCCTGGCCGGCGCCGCGCGTCCGGGAAACTCGCCACGTCGGCCGAACATTGCAATAGAATCCCGCTTCATCGTTACGCAGCGGCAGCCGTTTCCGCCGCCCGGTCCGAACCGTTCCGGCCGGGCCGGCGCCCAGCGGCCACATCCCGCAAGAAGGAGGCGAAAGCGTATGACCGTAAAACTCTATGCCATGACCTGTGGCTATCTCACCATGCCGATGCCGATGCTGATCGAAGGCGGCGAAGGCACGCTCAAGATCCCGATCCCGGCCTATCTCATCGAACACAAGAAGGGCGTGGCCTTGTTCGATTCCGGCATGTCGATGCTGGTGCAGCGCGACAAGCACAAGGCCCTGGGGCCGCTCGAGCCATACTTCACCGTGCATTTCGAGCCCGGCGAGGACGTTGCCGCGCGTCTCGACAGCATCGGCCGCAATCCCGAGCGCATGGATTTCGTGATCAACTCGCACCTGCATTTCGATCACGCCGGCGGCAACGAGTTGATTCCCAATGCGCGCGTCATCGTGCAGAAGAAGGAATGGGAAGCGGGCCACGTGCCGGAACTCATCCAGGCCAATTACTACGACCCGCGCGATTACGACCATGGCCACGAGATGGTCATCGTCGACGGCGAGCATGACGTGTTCGGCGACGGCTCGGTGCGCTGCATTCCAACCCATGGCCACACGCCCGGACACCAGTCGCTGCAGTTGCAGACCGAGTCCGGTGAAATCGTGCTGTGCGGCGACGCGTGCTACCTGCGCCGCACGCTCGACGAACTGCGCCTGCCCGGCATCGTCGCCGACAAGGACGCCATGATGAACTCGCTGCACAAGCTGAAAGAGCTGCAAAAACGCGGCGCCAAGATCATGTACGGCCACGACCCGGAGTTCTGGAGCACCGTGCCGCAGGCGCCGGCCCAGGCCGGCTGAGGCTTTCGTCCACATTATTCGAAGGGCCGCCAGCGAGCGGCCCGCGTTTGCGACCCAAGAGAAGAGGATTAACTCGTGAAGCAACTCAATTTCGGCAACGTCACCATCGACCGCGTGCAGGACTGGTACGGTGCGCTCCTGCCACTGAAGGATTTCTACCCGACCTTCGACCAGGCGATTCTCGATTCCCAGCGCAACTGGCTGGAGCCGCACTTCCTGCCGGCCAAGGGCACGCCCAACGAAGAGATGCTGCACCTGTCGCTGCATACCTTCGTGGTTCGCTCGGGCAAGAACCTGATCCTGGTCGACACCTGCGTCGGCAACCACAAGAAGCGCAGCACCGTGCCGGACTGGATCGACTACAGCTCGGATTACATCGGCAAGCTCGCCGCCGTTGGCGTCAAGCCCGAAGACGTCACCCACGTGATGTGCACGCACCTGCATTTCGACCACGTCGGCTGGAACACCAAGCTCGAGAACGGCAAGTGGGTGCCGACCTTCCCCAATGCTCGCTACATCTTCGACAAGACCGAGTTCGAAGGCTGGGCGAACCAGCAGGACAACCACGGCGTGGACGGTTCCTACATGGACAGCGTGGTGCCGGTGTACGAAGCGGGCAAGGCCGATCTCGTCGCCAGCGACTTCGCGCTCGACGACACCGTGTGGCTGGAACCGAGCCGCGGCCACTCGCCGGGCCACGTGTGCATCAACATCAAGGGCCAGAAGGGCCAGGCGCTGTTGACCGGTGATTCTTTCCACCATCCGATCCAGGTCGCCTACCCGGAATGGCACAGCGCGTTCTGCATGGACTTGGCGATGTCGACCGCCTCGCGTCGCAAGATCCTCGACAAGCTGACCGACAAGGACATCTGGATGCTGGCCGCGCACTTCAACACCCCGACCGCGGCGCACGTGGTCAGCAACGGTGATCGGCGCAAGCTGAAAGTGTGATGAAAGCGGACGCCGCGACGGGCATAACCGTCGCGGCGGTTCCGCCGAAAAGAGGCGCTGGCGCCCTTTTTTTGTCGAACTAAGTTCGACCCACAAGTACGGCGATGCTGCCCGTAGGTGCGAATTCATTCGCACACCGAATTCGCTCCTCCTAGCCCTTCTTCATCTTCTCCGCTTCCGCCTGGCGCAATTCGCGCCGCATGATCTTGCCGGTGGTGGTCATCGGCAGATCCTTCACGAATTCGATGAGACGCGGCATCTCGTGCTTGGCGAGACGCGTGTGCACCGATTCCTTGAGCTCCGCGATGAGTGCTTCCGATCCCGCGTAGCCGTCGTTCAGGATGATGAAGACCTTGATGATCTCGGTTCGCACCGGGTCCGGCACACCGATAGCGGCGACCATGCGGCAGGCCGGGTGCTTCAAAAGCGCGTCCTCGATTTCACCGGGGCCGATGCGATAGCCGGAGCTGGTGATGACGTCGTCACCGCGGCCGTGGAACCAGAAGTAGCCGTCCTCGTCCATGTGGCCGCGATCGCCGGTCAGGAGCCAGTCGCCGCGGAATTTTTCCTGCGTGGCATCGGGGCGGTTGAGATACTCGAGCAGCATCACGGGGTGCGGACGCTTGCACGCCACTTCTCCTTCGACGCCGGGCGGGCACACGTTGCCGTCATCATCGATGATGGCGGTGATGGTGCCGGGCGTCGGCCGGCCCATGGAGCCGGGCTTGATGGGCATGATGGAGCCGTTGTTGGCGAGGATGAGATTGCACTCGGTCTGGCCATAGACCTCGTTGATGCGAATGCCGAGCTCGCGCGCGGCCCATTCGAAGATCTCGGTGCCGACCGCTTCGCCGCCCGAGGCGATGACGCGCAGCTTGAGATTGAAGCGTTCGCGCGGGTTCGGTATCGGGCGCATGAGTTTCAAGGCGGTGGGCGTCGGGAACGCGCAGGTCACCTGGTGCTGGCCGAGGATGCGATAGGCTTCTTCCGGCTGGAAGCCCTTCATGGCCACCGTCGCCACCACCGTCGCGCCGTGGAACCAGCCGGGGAACAGCAAGTCCATGAGACCCGCCATCCATGCCCAGTCGGCCGGCGACCACAGCACGTCATTCGGCTGCGGGTAGAAGTCGTACATGAATTCCACGCTCGGCATGTGGCCGAGCATCATGCGATGGGGCTGCACCGAGCCCTTGGGCATGCCGGTGGTGCCGGAGGTATAGCTCACCCACGCCGCTTCGTCGGCGCGCGTGCGTACGTTGGTGAAGTCGCTGCTGGCGCTTTCGAGGCTGGTCCAGAAATTCCTGGCGCCGGCCGGTTCGCCGTCGACCACGAACACGTGTTCGACGCTCGGACAGCTCGCGCGCAGCTCGGCGATCTTGGGATAGTTGGCGCTGTCGGTCACCACCACGCGGGTTTTCAGATCGTTCAGGCGATAGCCGATGGCTTCCGGCCCGAACAGCACCGAGGTTGGATTCGACACCAGGCCGGCCTTCCAGCATGCGACGTGGCCGATGGCCGCTTCCGGGTCCTGCGCCAGCAGCAGGGTCACGCGATCGCCGCGCGTGAGGCCGAGGCCGACAAGGGTGTTGGCGAAGCGGTTGGCGTGGCGCTGGATGTCGGCGTAGCTGAAGCGCTGGACCTCCTTGTTCTCGTCCTCGTAGACCAGCGCGATGCGCGAGGCGTCGCCGGCCCAGCGGTCACACACATCGTCGGCGATGTTGTAGAACTCGGGGATGTTCCATTGGAACGATTGGTAGACCTCGTCGTAGGTCTTGCCGCGTTGAATCATCATGGAAAAAGTCCTGGGATTTGCAGTTTTATTGCCAAGTGAATGTGCGAACAGATCCGCACCTGCACGAGGTGACGTAAGGCCACGGGGCCTTCAAGGTCCGATTTTAAT
This genomic interval carries:
- a CDS encoding AMP-binding protein; its protein translation is MIQRGKTYDEVYQSFQWNIPEFYNIADDVCDRWAGDASRIALVYEDENKEVQRFSYADIQRHANRFANTLVGLGLTRGDRVTLLLAQDPEAAIGHVACWKAGLVSNPTSVLFGPEAIGYRLNDLKTRVVVTDSANYPKIAELRASCPSVEHVFVVDGEPAGARNFWTSLESASSDFTNVRTRADEAAWVSYTSGTTGMPKGSVQPHRMMLGHMPSVEFMYDFYPQPNDVLWSPADWAWMAGLMDLLFPGWFHGATVVATVAMKGFQPEEAYRILGQHQVTCAFPTPTALKLMRPIPNPRERFNLKLRVIASGGEAVGTEIFEWAARELGIRINEVYGQTECNLILANNGSIMPIKPGSMGRPTPGTITAIIDDDGNVCPPGVEGEVACKRPHPVMLLEYLNRPDATQEKFRGDWLLTGDRGHMDEDGYFWFHGRGDDVITSSGYRIGPGEIEDALLKHPACRMVAAIGVPDPVRTEIIKVFIILNDGYAGSEALIAELKESVHTRLAKHEMPRLIEFVKDLPMTTTGKIMRRELRQAEAEKMKKG
- a CDS encoding MBL fold metallo-hydrolase; protein product: MKQLNFGNVTIDRVQDWYGALLPLKDFYPTFDQAILDSQRNWLEPHFLPAKGTPNEEMLHLSLHTFVVRSGKNLILVDTCVGNHKKRSTVPDWIDYSSDYIGKLAAVGVKPEDVTHVMCTHLHFDHVGWNTKLENGKWVPTFPNARYIFDKTEFEGWANQQDNHGVDGSYMDSVVPVYEAGKADLVASDFALDDTVWLEPSRGHSPGHVCINIKGQKGQALLTGDSFHHPIQVAYPEWHSAFCMDLAMSTASRRKILDKLTDKDIWMLAAHFNTPTAAHVVSNGDRRKLKV
- a CDS encoding 4Fe-4S dicluster domain-containing protein — translated: MTVNAQKEMVTGVARYAPGEEVPNVARKLHALRNQCTECNVCEVACALAHSPDGTVNPQYARLRIDHAPEKPSRVNPDGLGFIAEICHHCGNPPPCADVCPTDAFYYDPATRAAVIEQDNCIQCMECVPGCPFDVVFVAPSGELLKCDLCGGEPVCVSACATRPEMLNNGKQYTRLPVLFFEEQAEFNRITKQKAEKRDEVGMMQAMLERGEISSSA
- a CDS encoding N-acyl homoserine lactonase family protein gives rise to the protein MTVKLYAMTCGYLTMPMPMLIEGGEGTLKIPIPAYLIEHKKGVALFDSGMSMLVQRDKHKALGPLEPYFTVHFEPGEDVAARLDSIGRNPERMDFVINSHLHFDHAGGNELIPNARVIVQKKEWEAGHVPELIQANYYDPRDYDHGHEMVIVDGEHDVFGDGSVRCIPTHGHTPGHQSLQLQTESGEIVLCGDACYLRRTLDELRLPGIVADKDAMMNSLHKLKELQKRGAKIMYGHDPEFWSTVPQAPAQAG
- a CDS encoding rhodanese-like domain-containing protein, with the translated sequence MSHSIVTPLEVSLRIAADGAATYVDVRTVAEFVTGHPRGRVINVPIEFYHPKTEAAHANASFALVMEHTLPLDTPLIVGADEGPRAEAAADALRAAGYGDVSVMSAGLPGWRAAGLPVTGNNADGVSYVSLLTPAKRKGAPAAEHH
- a CDS encoding calcium-binding protein; amino-acid sequence: MASRRGRSGDDILNGTAQRDLLSGLNGDDRLYGRDGDDRMAGGLGRDYLNGGKGADVLRGDAGDDRLYGDVGSDTLYGGADRDALYGGSGADRLEGGLGGDSLRGGDGNDILLGQAGDDRLFGERGNDVLDGGLGRDVLRGGEGADRLVYDAQDILLHGDAGRDTLVIGGSAVTLDFNQLAAPGIKGIEVIDLNGSGANTLRLDAADVLELNGQHSLLVMGGADDAVISPTDIWSQNFAGAVDIDGQHYLAWDAGAAHLLVDADISLNNLTQNGSQFAQFLNTSFVAGDSLGLWGVFEPRLEPELDASIPPV
- a CDS encoding MoaD/ThiS family protein, translated to MITVHTEFHSHFKELAATGRDSFQLDEPLVSELAERISARYGEKMRAILIDAETGELSEKGTMFVDTKGRRISMEDRLADGETISFMVGIAGG